From Segatella copri, the proteins below share one genomic window:
- a CDS encoding 4Fe-4S binding protein yields the protein MAYVIGDDCIACGTCIDECPSGAISEGDKYSINPDLCTECGTCADVCPNEAISLP from the coding sequence ATGGCATACGTAATTGGTGACGATTGTATCGCTTGCGGTACATGTATTGATGAGTGTCCATCAGGTGCAATCTCTGAGGGCGATAAGTATTCAATCAACCCAGACCTCTGCACAGAGTGTGGCACTTGTGCTGATGTTTGCCCTAACGAGGCAATCAGTCTTCCTTAA